A genomic segment from Excalfactoria chinensis isolate bCotChi1 chromosome 15, bCotChi1.hap2, whole genome shotgun sequence encodes:
- the NPEPL1 gene encoding probable aminopeptidase NPEPL1 — translation MANVQLEFQANAGEADPQSRPLLVLGQLHNLHRLPWAQLRGKLQPRVSEELWQSALGTLNPNPTDSCPLYLNYATVAALPSRVSRHNSPSAAQFITRLVRNCLPGGVHRCIVMVCERSEVFASACALARAFPLFTHRSSASRRTEKKTVTVEFFLVGQNNGPIEVATLKCLASAAEGIRLAARIVDTPCNEMNTDNFLEEIKKVGKDLGITPTIIRDEELKERGFGGIYGVGKAALHPPALAVLSHTPDGATQTIAWVGKGIVYDTGGLSIKGKTTMPGMKRDCGGAAAILGAFKATVKQGFKDNLHAVFCLAENAVGPRATRPDDIHVLYSGKTVEINNTDAEGRLILADGVAYACKDLGADIILDMATLTGAQGIATGKYHAAVLTNNEEWEKACVKAGRNCGDLVHPLVYCPELHFSEFTSAVADMKNSVADRDNTPSSCAGLFIASHIGFDWPGVWVHIDIAAPVHAGERATGYGVALLLSLFGGASEDPLLNMVSPLGCNGDSPPEDRERDSKRRRLV, via the exons ATGGCGAACGTGCAGCTGGAGTTCCAGGCGAACGCCGGTGAGGCGGACCCGCAGAGCCGCCCGCTGCTCGTCCTGGGCCAGCTCCACAACCTGCACCGCCTGCCCTGGGCCCAGCTGCGGGGCAAGCTGCAGCCGCGGGTCAGCGAGGAG ctctggcaGTCTGCGTTGGGCACCCTGAACCCAAACCCCACTGACAGCTGCCCGCTCTACCTGAACTACGCCACCGTGGCCGCGCTGCCATCCCGGGTCAGCCGGCACAACAGCCCGTCTGCAGCTCAGTTCATCACCCGCCTGGTTAGGAACTGTCTCCCAGGAGGCGTCCACAGATGCATTGTG ATGGTCTGTGAGCGGTCTGAAGtttttgcttctgcttgtgCATTGGCCAGGGCTTTCCCGTTGTTCACACATCGCTCCAGCGCATCGAGAcgcacagagaagaaaactgtaaCAGTGGAGTTTTTCTTGGTTGGACAAAACAACGGACCCATCGAAGTGGCAACGCTGAAA TGTCTGGcaagtgctgcagaaggaaTCAGGCTGGCTGCTCGGATAGTGGACACCCCGTGCAATGAGATGAATACAGATAACTTCCTGGAG gaaataaaaaaagttgGCAAGGATCTCGGGATTACTCCTACCATTATTCGAGACGAGGAGCTGAAAGAGAGAGGCTTTGGAG GTATCTATGGAGTTGGCAAGGCTGCTCTGCATCCTCCAGCCCTAGCAGTTCTCAGTCACACTCCAGATGGTGCTACACAGACCATTGCATGGGTGGGGAAAGGTATTGTGTATGACACCGGAGGACTCAGCATTAAGGGAAAG ACTACGATGCCAGGAATGAAACGAGACTGTGGTGGAGCAGCTGCTATTTTGGGTGCCTTCAAAGCCACTGTAAAGCAA GGTTTTAAAGACAATCttcatgctgttttttgtttggctgaGAATGCAGTTGGACCACGTGCAACAAGACCCGATGATATTCATGTTCTTTACTCTGGAAA AACTGTGGAAATCAATAATACTGATGCAGAAGGTCGGCTGATACTGGCTGATGGAGTTGCTTATGCATGCAAAGATCTTGGAGCTGATATCATTCTTGATATGGCCACTCTTACTGGAGCTCAG GGAATTGCTACAGGAAAGTACCACGCTGCTGTCCTTACCAATAATGAAGAGTGGGAAAAGGCTTGTGTTAAAGCTGGCAGGAACTGTGGAGACTTGGTCCATCCTCTTGTGTATTGCCCTGAGCTCCACTTCAGTGAATTTACCTCTGCTGTAGCTGATATGAAGAACTCTGTGGCa GACCGAGACAATACTCCAAGCTCTTGTGCTGGGCTCTTCATTGCTTCTCACATCGGCTTTGACTGGCCTGGAGTCTGGGTTCACATCGACATTGCTGCCCCTGTTCATGCA ggtGAACGAGCTACTGGCTATGGCGTGGCTTTGTTGCTGTCCCTTTTTGGAGGGGCATCTGAAGACCCTTTGCTAAACATGGTGTCCCCCCTGGGCTGCAATGGAGACTCTCCCCCTGAGGATAGAGAGAGGGATTCCAAAAGGCGCCGCCTGGTTTGA
- the STX16 gene encoding syntaxin-16 isoform X2, giving the protein MATRRLTDAFLLLRNNAVQSRQLLAEQLADDRMALVSGISLDPEAAIGVTKRLPPKWVDGADEIQYDIARVKQKMKELASLHDKHLNRPTLDDSSEEERAIEITTQEITQLFHRCQRAVQVLQSRSRTCTAQEARVLRNVVSSLAQSLQELSTNFRHAQSDYLKRMKSREERSKHFFDTSVPLMDDGEDDTLYDRGFTDDQLALVEQNTLLVEEREREIRQIVQSISDLNEIFRDLGAMIVEQGTVLDRIDYNVEQSCIKTEEGLKQLHKAEQYQKKNRKMLVILILFVIVIVLIVVLIGVKSH; this is encoded by the exons CTTGCTGATGACCGTATGGCCCTGGTGTCAGGAATAAGTTTAGATCCTGAAGCAGCAATTGGTGTAACAAAACGCTTACCTCCCAAATGGGTTGATGGAGCAGATGAA ATTCAGTACGATATTGCCAGGGtgaaacagaagatgaaagaattAGCCAGTCTTCATGATAAACATCTGAACAGACCAACACTAGATGACAGCAGTGAAGAAGAACGTGCAATAGAAATAACAACCCAAGAGATCACACAG TTATTTCACAGATGTCAGAGAGCAGTCCAGGTCTTGCAGAGCAGGTCACGGACTTGTACAGCACAAGAAGCACGGGTTCTCAGGAATGTAGTGTCTTCCTTAGCACAGTCCCTTCAGGAGCTATCCACCAACTTCAGGCATGCACAGTCTGACTATCTCAAAC gcATGAAGAGTAGAGAAGAAAGATCCAAACACTTCTTTGACACTTCAGTCCCACTGATGGATGATGGGGAGGATGATACACTTTATGACAGA GGTTTTACGGATGACCAGCTGGCATTAGTGGAGCAAAACACATTGCTGGTGGAAGAGCGGGAACGAGAAATCCGTCAGATTGTACAGTCAATCTCTGATCTCAATGAAATATTTCGGGACCTGGGAGCAATGATAGTAGAACAG GGAACAGTTCTAGATAGAATTGACTACAATGTTGAACAGTCGTGTATCAAAACTGAAGAGGGTTTAAAACAACTACATAAG GCAGAGCAATATCAAAAGAAGAATCGGAAGATGCTtgtaattttaattttgtttgttataGTAATTGTCCTCATTGTTGTTCTTATTGGTGTAAAGTCACACTAg